One window of Papaver somniferum cultivar HN1 chromosome 9, ASM357369v1, whole genome shotgun sequence genomic DNA carries:
- the LOC113308068 gene encoding SKP1-like protein 21, with product MKSYIWLKTCDGSIEQVEEEVAMVIPMVCREVFQNSMGSAKKSAIPLPERVTNTDILSLVLDYCRFHQVLGRSDRERRSFDEKFIRIDQERLCDLAAAAHSLKLKPLVDLTCKALARMIEGKTTEEIRETFHIPDDLTEEEKLEPIRNMPDDSRIRLLNRLYAKKRKELKEKEKQKAAEVEKERVDVEYSVDELLSFINEDSKVVKAPKQKKKNRKKKDKQKDSCGNNDKDKKELPCAVLKGEVSTSSSQISEVHGLVDDDFEDNELDPAMKEEIDREVEEFARRLNLDWQEIR from the coding sequence ATGAAGTCTTACATATGGTTAAAAACTTGTGATGGTTCAATCGAGCAAGTAGAAGAAGAGGTTGCTATGGTTATCCCAATGGTTTGCAGAGAAGTGTTCCAAAATAGCATGGGATCAGCAAAGAAGTCTGCTATTCCACTTCCTGAACGAGTCACTAATACAGATATATTAAGCTTAGTACTCGATTATTGTAGGTTCCACCAAGTACTGGGTCGCTCTGATAGGGAGCGCAGATCTTTTGATGAGAAGTTCATCAGAATTGATCAAGAAAGGTTATGTGACTTGGCTGCTGCTGCTCACAGTCTAAAACTGAAACCTTTGGTTGATCTCACCTGCAAAGCACTTGCTCGGATGATTGAAGGGAAAACAACTGAGGAAATTCGCGAGACATTTCACATACCTGATGATCTCACGGAGGAGGAGAAGTTGGAGCCTATAAGAAACATGCCTGATGATTCGCGAATCAGGCTGCTCAATCGACTTTATGCCAAGAAGAGGAAAGAAttgaaggagaaagagaagcagAAGGCTGCTGAGGTTGAAAAAGAGCGGGTGGACGTTGAATACTCTGTTGACGAATTGTTGTCATTTATTAATGAAGATTCTAAGGTGGTTAAAGCTCctaaacagaaaaagaaaaaccgTAAAAAGAAAGATAAGCAAAAAGACTCATGTGGAAACAATGATAAAGACAAGAAGGAACTTCCTTGTGCAGTTTTAAAAGGCGAAGTAAGCACCAGTTCTAGTCAGATTTCAGAAGTCCACGGTTTAGTAGATGATGACTTTGAAGATAATGAGCTAGACCCTGCAATGAAGGAAGAAATCGACAGGGAAGTAGAGGAATTTGCTAGGAGATTGAATTTAGATTGGCAGGAGATCCGTTGA
- the LOC113308713 gene encoding SKP1-like protein 21 encodes MKSYIWLKTCDGSIEQVEEEVAMVIPMVCREVFQNSMGSAKKSAIPLPERVTNTDILSLVLDYCRFHQVLGRSDRERRSFDEKFIRIDQERLCDLAAAAHSLKLKPLVDLTCKALARMIEGKTTEEIRETFHIPDDLTEEEKLEPIRNMPDDSRIRLLNRLYAKKRKELKEKEKQKAAEVEKERMDGLILEIRRRKLHEPKG; translated from the coding sequence ATGAAGTCTTACATATGGTTAAAAACTTGTGATGGTTCAATCGAGCAAGTAGAAGAAGAGGTTGCTATGGTTATCCCAATGGTTTGCAGAGAAGTGTTCCAAAATAGCATGGGATCAGCAAAGAAGTCTGCTATTCCACTTCCCGAACGAGTCACTAATACAGATATATTAAGCTTAGTACTCGATTATTGTAGGTTCCACCAAGTACTGGGTCGCTCTGATAGGGAGCGCAGATCTTTTGATGAGAAGTTCATCAGAATTGATCAAGAAAGGTTATGTGACTTGGCTGCTGCTGCTCACAGTCTAAAACTGAAACCTTTGGTTGATCTCACCTGCAAAGCACTTGCTCGGATGATTGAAGGGAAAACAACTGAGGAAATTCGCGAGACATTTCACATACCTGATGATCTCACGGAGGAGGAGAAGTTGGAGCCTATAAGAAACATGCCTGATGATTCGCGAATCAGGCTGCTCAATCGACTTTATGCCAAGAAGAGGAAAGAAttgaaggagaaagagaagcagAAGGCTGCTGAGGTTGAAAAAGAGCGGATGGACGGCCTGATACTTGAAATCAGGAGGCGGAAACTCCATGAGCCTAAAGGCTGA
- the LOC113311226 gene encoding zinc finger MYM-type protein 1-like, producing MSTPHRRRAKRGRGALKEDIQPQQPDQTEEGSTSNVQFTSPSNDRNHEVPIVNHEHEVVGQRTEFEAIKKGQNLKNTSQHISTIIEVQSKETIQKNRLRFITLIECARWLAFQQCPFRGHDESKISKNRGSFIEMIRYSDTLNEKVKEVFLDNAPRNATYTSPTIQKEILNIISNKVKNEICEDIGNRKYCILVDECKNASNKEKMVLVLRFVDSNGYVQERFFDIQRVKNTCALTLKEGYDGANNMSGKWNGSQSLFLEDCKHAYYVHCFAHRLQLALVKTNENLGPVWKFFSMLTSIVNLVIGSSKRVADFQSSQEDDINERLDAGELETGRGGNQIGTLPQASDTRWSSHFNSVCSLIDKFDPTCTTIENISMSDANMTCGVGQAQSIFEDNCERKKFYVKKTSLVIN from the exons ATGTCTACTCCTCATCGTCGACGGGCTAAACGAGGAAGAGGTGCTTTGAAAGAAGATATCCAACCTCAACAACCTGATCAAACAGAAGAAGGATCAACAAGTAATGTTCAGTTTACATCTCCATCAAATGATAGAAATCATGAAGTACCGATTGTAAACCACGAACATGAAGTTGTTGGCCAAAGAACTGAATTTGAAGCTATCA AGAAAGGTCAGAATTTGAAGAATACATCGCAGCACATTTCTACTATTATCGAGGTACAGTCAAAGGAGACTATACAGAAAAATAGGTtacggttcataacattaatcGAATGTGCCCGATGGCTAGCCTTTCAGCAGTGTCCTTTTAGAGGCCATGATGAGTCAAAAATCTCAAAGAATCGTGGTAGTTTTATTGAGATGATACGGTATTCGGATACACTCAACGAGAAGGTGAAAGAGGTTTTCTTAGATAATGCTCCTCGAAATGCTACGTATACCTCTCCTACCATTCAGAAAGAGATTTTAAATATTATTTCTAACAAAGTCAAAAACGAAATTTGTGAGGATATTGGAAATAGGAAATATTGTATACTTGTGGATGAATGTAAAAATGCTTCAAACAAAGAGAAGATGGTGCTTGTTTTAAGGTTTGTTGATAGTAATGGGTATGTCCAAGAACGATTTTTTGATATTCAGCGTGTCAAAAAtacatgtgctttaactctcaaAGAAG GTTATGATGGTGCAAACAATATGAGTGGTAAGTGGAATGGGTCGCAATCCTTGTTTCTTGAAGATTGTAAACATGCATACTATGTTCACTGTTTCGCACATCGACTACAACTTGCTCTTGTTAAAACAAATGAAAACTTGGGTCCAGTCTGGAAGTTTTTTTCAATGTTAACCTCTATTGTTAATCTTGTGATCGGTTCTTCAAAGCGTGTAGCTGATTTCCAATCATCTCAAGAAGATGACATTAACGAAAGGTTGGATGCTGGTGAACTTGAAACGGGAAGAGGGGGTAACCAAATAGGTACGTTGCCACAAGCTAGTGATACTCGATGGAGTTCTCATTTTAATTCTGTATGCAGTTTAATTGACAAGTTTGATCCAACTTGTACAACAATAGAAAATATCAGTATGAGTGATGCAAATATGACATGTGGTGTTGGTCAAGCACAAAGTATTTTTGAAGATAATTGTGAAAGAAAGAAATTTTACGTAAAAAAAACAAGCCTGGTAATAAACTAA
- the LOC113311225 gene encoding uncharacterized protein LOC113311225, translating to MFGNYEDSYKDVPIFCAMVAHTNPGSVNKYTYGKKDKTFMSMTISFAAPMRGWKKTGRPVIGLDACHLTGKRGGVLMAATTLDGQNNLVPLGIRKGLLEAVPKVFPGARVRYYFRHLYKNFKKYYKAPTLHNSLWNACKAYKVKHFHHFDSICKENADAGEYLRKEDPSTWSRDYFDPLSCCEHMNKNFSESFNSMASNMRDKPIIQLGMMYGQLVMGLLFKRREESAKWNENGLVPATVKLINNMLDLVGKFDTEGSVVGQVYLPKLERVSGFYCAPYYSVEYYRTTYANVVTPLEDITEWVWEDKATMDINLNPPYQRKTGRPAKKSKKSYDQPETVRDQPESSTAKGKAKVNRSKGTSLFVGESSAGPSTQGRPPT from the exons ATGTTTGGTAATTATGAAGACAGCTACAAGGATGTACCCATCTTTTGTGCAATGGTGGCTCATACTAATCCAGGGTCTGTAAATAAATACACTTATGGAAAAAAAG ATAAGACATTCATGAGCATGACTATTTCATTTGCTGCACCAATGAGAGGATGGAAAAAAACTGGAAGACCAGTCATAGGGTTAGATGCATGCCATCTAACTGGAAAGCGTGGTGGTGTTCTAATGGCTGCAACGACACTTGATGGTCAGAATAATCTTGTGCCTTTAGGCATTAGG AAAGGCTTGTTGGAAGCTGTTCCTAAGGTTTTCCCTGGTGCAAGAGTTAGATATTATTTCAG GCACTTATACAAGAACTTCAAGAAGTACTACAAGGCACCAACCTTGCACAACTCATTGTGGAATGCATGCAAAGCTTACAAAGTAAAGCATTTTCAT CACTTTGACAGTATATGCAAAGAAAATGCTGATGCTGGTGAATATCTTAGGAAAGAAGATCCAAGTACTTGGTCTAGGGACTATTTTGATCCCCTTAGCTGTTGTGAGCATATGAATAAAAATTTCTCTGAGTCTTTTAATTCCATGGCTTCTAATATGAGAGATAAACCTATAATCCAACTAGGCATGATGTATGGTCAGTTAGTCATGGGTTTGTTATTTAAGAGAAGAGAAGAATCTGCTAAGTGGAATGAAAATGGTCTGGTCCCTGCTACTGTTAAATTGATAAATAACATGCTCGACTTGGTTGGAAAGTTTGATACAGAAGGCAGTGTGGTTGGACAAGTTTATTTG CCCAAATTGGAAAGAGTAAGTGGTTT TTATTGTGCTCCTTACTattctgtggaatattataggaccaCATATGCAAATGTTGTCACACCATTAGAAGACATAACTGAATGGGTATGGGAAGATAAG gcAACCATGGACATCAACTTAAACCCTCCTTATCAGAGAAAAACTGGAAGACCAGCAAAGAAGAGTAAGAAAAGTTATGATCAACCTGAAACTGtg AGAGATCAGCCTGAAAGTAGcactgcaaagggtaaagccaagGTGAACAGATCCAAAGGTACATCATTATTTGTTGGTGAGTCATCTGCAGGACCTAGCACTCAAGGAAGACCCCCAACATGA